The genome window AAAACAGTAATGCCAACTGCTGCATACAGATAGTCAGTAGGTATATCAGTCTGTCCATTAGGCAGTTTCTGAAAATATATAAATTATAAGGACCAACCAACTTTGCATCGGTGGTTGATCATTCGTCACATTGAACAAGGACAATCTGTGTCTTTGGAGAAATAACCAGGTTATAGTGTTACTACAGTAAATACAGGTTAATGATACTGTTATTATGGGTCATACATAACAATGATGTATCCAGAGGTGTGTGTTGTAGTCTGattcacattgtgttgtgtaggTATCTGATGTGTAGCCATGCAGAGGACCTGCGCACCAAGACTGAGTGGGAGGGCAAAGGCACAAACTCCCGCTGCCGACTACTGGACAAGCTACAGAGTGAGAACACTGACCACACACgttttaaatactttatttgaatccacaaatcacattacataataaAATATTCAAATTGTTCAAAGGTCATTGATGCAAGGACGCTTAAAGGAAACAAAAAATACCTTTTCCTccacacagctaggctgcccataacAGCTGGAACAGAGCAGACTACCTAGCCAGTTGTTTTGCTCTACTCTTAGGTAGGCCTGTAATCTGAAGGCCATGTACCATAGGCCTacctacagaaccagtcaaaagtttggacacctactcattcaagggtttttctttatattgactattttctacattgtacaacaatagggaaaggggatacctagtcagttgtacaactgaatgccttcaactgaatgccttcaactgaaatgtgtcttccgcatttaatccaacccctctgccttaatcgacatccccgtcttcggcgcccggggaacagtgggttaactgccttgctcgggCAGAATgagagtttatttatttatttatttattttattttattttttaccttgtcagctcggggattcaagaagacatcaaaactatgaaatagcacacatggaatcatgtagtaaccaaaaaagtgttaaacaaatctaaacatatattttagattcttcaaagtagccacccttttccttgatgacagctttgcacactcttggcagtctctcaaccagcttcacctgaaatgcttttctaacagtcttgaaggagttcccacattctgagcacttgttggctgcttttcctttactcccatctcatcccaaaccatctcaattgggttgaggtcgggggattgtggaggccaggtcatctgatgcagcactccatcactctccttcttggtcaaatagccttaacacagcctggaggtatgttgggtcattgtcctgatgaaaaacaattgatagtccaactaagcgcaaatgggatggtgtatcgctgcagaatgctgtggtagccatgctggttaagtttgccttgaattcaaaattaatcactgacagtgtcaccagcaaggcacccccaaaccatcacaccacctccatgcttcacggtgggaaccacacatgcggagatcatccgttcacctactctgcgtctcaaaaagacatggcggttggactcagaccaaaggacagatgtctaatgtccattgctcgtgtttcttggcccaaacaagtcttttcttattattggtgtgcTTTTAGTagggtcaaattgctgcaaagaatccactgagggcctgattcacgtagtctcctctgagcagttgatgctgagatgcgtctgttacttgaactcggaagcatttatttgggcacaacacaactgattggctcaaatgctttaaaaaaaaattaaaaaaaaggaaagaaagaaattccacaaatgaacttttaacaaggcacacctgttaatttaaatgcattccatgtgactacctcatgaagctggttgagagaatgcaaagctgtcatcaaggcaaaggctggctacttaaaatgtattttgatttgtttaactctttttgcttactacatgattctgtgttatttcatagtttttatgtcttcactattattctgcaatgtagaaaataataaaaatatagaaaaacccttgagttagtaggtgttcaaacttttgactggtactttacgTGGCCCAAACTGTCAAATGTAATCGCCACCAACTTGCATTTGTATCGCAGGCTTTCCAAGCGTGACATTAGGGGCTGGTATTGAAGGAACTTTTCAGAAAAGGCCTGCTCCATGTAACAATGGAATGAGCAGCCCACTTCCAAAATCAGCACTTCCCTCTGGCCTCCTCCCACAACAACAATATCTGACTTATTCAGCATACAAGAGAACACATTTTCATCAAACCAGGCTCTTCTGACAAGCGCATGGTTTGAACAGTGCCTTGAGAAAATATTCACACTTTGATTTACAAGGTGGGATTCAAATGTATCTTTTTTTTGTCAACTGTCTACACAAAATAATCAGTGAAAGcagaagaaaaattctaacattttgtTAATAAAAATATTGAAAAAGAAACATCTtggttacataagtattcaaccacctgagtcaatacatgttagaatcaccttggcaccaattacagctgcaagtctttctgtgtaagtctctCTAAGAGTTTTCCAATCCTGGATTGTGCAAAAGTTGCCCATTTTTAttatctgtcaaattggttgttgatcattgctagtcaACCATTTAagtgttgccatagattttcaagtagattgaaGTCAAAGCTGTAACTTGCCCACTTTGGAACATTCACTggcttcttggtaagcaactccagtgtagatttggccttgtgttttaggttattggtctgctgaaaggtgacttaatctctgaagcaggttttcctctaggattttgcctgtacttagcttTATTCTTTTATCCTGaaactctccagtccttaacaattaacgtgttttattggatttgcccaaacataacactttgtattcaggacaaacgtgaattgctttgccacatttgttgcagctttactttagtgccttgttgcaaacaatgtatgttttggaatatttgtattcagtATAGGCTTagtttttttcactctgtcaattaggttagtattgtggagtaactagaatgttgttgatccatcagtTTTCTTCAAGCAGATAcattaaactctataactgtttCAAAGTCACCAGTGGCTTCATGGCAAAATCCCTGAGGGGTTTCcgtcctctccggcaactgagttaggaaggatgcctgtatctttgtagtgactaggtgtattgatacaccatccaaagtgtaattaataacttcaccatgctcaaagggatattcaatgtctgcttttctttTTACCTGGAATCTACCAATAGGaaaccattggaaaacctctgtggtctttgtggttgaatctgtgtttgaaattcactgcttgactgagggaccttatgtGTGGGTTAACGAGattgaggtagtcattcaaaaatcatcttAAAcacattgcacacagagtgagtccatggaacttattatgtgacttgttaaaccaCAATTTTACACCTGAAGTTAGGcgtgaatacttattgactcaaaccatttcatcttttcattgtttattaatttgaaaaacataattacacttttgacattgtgtgtagtccagtgacaataccccataatctcaATTGATTATATTtcaaattcagactgtaacacaacaaagtggaaaaagtcaaggggtacaTTTAACTCTTGAGTGTAAAATACAGAACAAGATCATATACGGTACCACAATGCTAGGTTGTATTTTGTGGGTCGAACTTGCAGCCTCGCCTTAACAGTAAAGGTGAGAATGTCCTCGCCAATGGCAGTATTCTGGTACATGGAATGGGAGACGGTGGTCAGAGCAGAGAGTTTCCCCCTGCAGCCTCGGGCCAGTTCAGTTCTGCTGTAGCCATCTGATACCGAGCAGTGTTGTCTTAGTGTGGTTATGTAATATATCCTACGTCGATCATACATACATGGTACCTCATAAACAGGtgcccacacacacattctactgaatataaatacacacactacCTCCCACACAGCCTCATCAAaccttatatacacacactctcacatggCTTCACAGGGGTCTAGGGATGTACTTCAGACTGGACTATAGTTTAACTCCGGCCTCTGGTCCTTCTCTCCAACCCACTCCCTCTCCAGCGTACTTGCCCCCGTCGGTGATGCTGCCGCCACGCCGGCTGCAGACCCTGCTGAGACAGGCTGTGGAGCTGCAGAGGGACCGCTGCCTCTACCATAATACCAAACTGGACAGCAGCCTGGACTCTGTCACCTTGCTCCTGGACCACGTCTGCAGCCGGTCAGCAACACACTCAGGGTGACAGTTTCTGCCAAACACAGATGAAATGTGCTAAAAAAAACTTAACCTGACAACCTTTTCTTTGTACGGTTCTTATTGTAGACGTCGGTAAAGATGGTGGCAATAATCTATGCAGATATAAAGAAAAGCATGTGTTTTAATATAGGGTCTTTGTGTATTATAGAGTTTTCCTGACCCCTTGACCTGACTTGGGGGAACTCAGGGCCCACATGGTCAGGAAAAGCTCAGAACCTATGTATAACTATTGCATGTAATGCAATAACGAGCTGCAATTTTCTGAACTCGTTTTGTACGCCAGTGTCCTGTGTGTTTTGGAATGGTACGTTGTTTTTTATTTCTGTCATTTTTGCGCACTACAGGAGTTTAGTGGACATAAAATATCACCCTCAATCGTTTACCAACTCCCTCTCACCCGTAGcgcctctatcctccactctcctcttcaTTCTATACCTTTCTCTCTCCACTATCCTCTTGTATTTTCTTCTCATCCTCCCCATTTTCTCTCGCCTTTCTTTTTAAACTTGAACCTTGGATGACCCCTCTCCTGGTTGACCACACCCACAGGAAGCAGTTTCCGTGCTACACACAGCAGATCCTCACAGAGCATTGTAACGAGGTGTGGTTCTGTAAATTCTCCAACGACGGCACCAAGCTGGCCACCGGCTCCAAAGACACTACCGTCATCATCTGGCAGGTGGACCCTGTGAGTACCACGCTGAGCCCATTTCCCCCACACCTCTTGGTGTGTACATTCCCACTATATGCCATATAGGAGGAGTCATCTCCTGCATTAATGGCAAAGATAGCCACCATCTACTGCAGGTGTAGGCAACTAGAGTCAACCACGGGATGATTTTTGTTGGAGtgaacataattataataatttgcacactgcaaattgactgcaactAAGGCTCTTGCAGACCCCTGATCCACTGTCTTCCCATTAGTGCTTTACGCTAACCCAGAGCCTGGTCTGTGTGGTGTCTAGGAGAGCCACCAGTTGAAGCTGCTGCGGACCCTAGAGGGCCATGCCTACGGTGTGTCCTACCTAGCCTGGAGCCCTGATGACACCTACCTGATCGCCTGCGGGCCTGATGACTGCTCTGAACTCTGGCTCTGGAACGTCCCGGTATGGCAATCCCCACACTTATACAcgcatacatgcatacacacactgggATATCCCTATATGGCAGTCCCcgcgcgcccacacacacactggaacatCCAGATATTGCAACCCACACACCGCCCAGCAACGCCGTCTGTTATTGCTGGTATGAAATTGGTGCAGGCATACACTGCAACCGTCCAGGACGAGGATTGATTGATTGGAGTTAATTAGATAAATAGAAACGTCAATTAATATAATTTATTGGCCAGGTAGTTCCTGATTTATTGGGACTGATAAAAACAGCCGTGCAATGGACCTCCAGGCTGGGAACTCTTCAGTGTCTGTGTACTGACTGAGTGGTTTTTGTCCCCTGCTGGGCAGACGGGAGAGTTACGGACCAAGATGAGCCAGTCCCACGAGGACAGTCTGACCAGTGTGGCTTGGAACCCTGATGGGAAACGCTTCGTCACCGGGGGACAGAGGGGACAATTCTACCAGTGTGTAAGTATTGGTGTGGGAAGGTGTGTGTGATCTATCCACCAGATATACCAGTTGGTTCTTCCAGTTTGTCCTGCCAGTGTGTGAGTAGTGGGGAGAGAACAGGGTGATCTGTGAGGAGGATACAGGACAGTGGGGAGGGACTAATACAGCATTGCATACGGACAGGCTACTTTTAGATTTGCAGCTTGACACCTTTATTGATTAGCTGACTAGACAGGAACCTGCTGACCTCCAAAAAGATTGTCAGGATCAAATGTGTCTGTATGTTTCTTACAAACTCTATTTGTGCAATTGCCAAAATGTGTGTCTGATTTTCTAGGGGCATGGGCGATACCGTTTTGGACTGGCCTGTGTGTGATTTGATTCCCAGAATCTGGACTAGTTCCATTTGGACCTATGTATTGATTGTGTTATGGTAGGACCTGGACGGTAACCTGTTGGACTCATGGGAGGGCGTGCGTGTGCAGTGCCTCTGGTGTGTGGGGGACGGCAGGACAGTGCTAGCGTCTGACACACACCAGCGGATCCGGGGTTACAACTTTGAGGACCTAACGGACAGAAACATGTGAGGGCTGTATTAATCAGTAGATAACTGAAAATATGTAAAGGGCATGTTGACAGATGTATTAGTAATAAATGCATGATTTGTATATTAACAAATGATACATGATGAGTTACTAAGTGTTAACTGCTGTTTATTGTTTTATAAATAGTTTATTAATAGACCTACAAATTAAGCAATACCGGAGCACATAATGTGCTCTGAATTACTAATCTCACATATAGAATTGTCTATACAGATATTGAACAGAACACAGACTAGTAATTGATCATCTTTGTTGTGAATTTGTCTCTTACAGAGTTCAGGAGGACCATCCTATCATGTCTTTCACGGTTTCCAAGAACGgaagattagctttgttaaatgTAGCAACTCAGGTGAGTGGGGATATGGTGCCATACTTGaacactgaagtgtgtgtgtgtggaggcattGGACTAGTGTCTGGGAGGGAGATGGAGTTTGTGGCAGTGCTAATGGTTGTCTTCAGTGTCTAACTGCTCCCATTACCCCCACCCCTACAGGGAGTGCATCTTTGGGACCTGCAGGACCGGGTGTTGGTTCGGAAGTACCAGGGTGTGACCCAGGGCTTCTACACCATCCACTCCTGCTTCGGAGGACACAATGAAGACTTCATCGCCAGCGGCAGCGAAGGTACACCCATAGACCCAACAGCAGCCATTTTAGGCATCAACTACTCCTTATGCTCAGGATTGGGGTAATGGCTGATATTGAGCCCTAGAACAAAAATTTTCACCTCTGTGTTGCTCACTATGTTTTCATCCCAATTATCTCTCAAACACATGCAGTGACTTTGCCTTGcagcatattttttttttttttttaatgttttattttacctttatttaaccaggtaggcaagttgagaacaagttctcgtttacaaTTGCGAGCTGGCCaggataaagcaagcagtttgacacatacaacaacactgacacatacaacaacacagagttacacatggagtaaaacaaacatacagtcaataatatagtagaaaaataattatatatatatacaaagtgagtgggtagtatatggagctttggtgacaaaacggatagcactgtgatagactgcatccagtttattgagtagggtattggaggctattttgtaaatgacatcgccgaagtcgaggatcggtaggatggtcagctttacgagggtatgtttggcagcatgagtgaaataggaaggcaattctagatttaactttggattggagatgttcgatgtgagtctggaaggagtttagtctaaccagacacctaggtatttgtagttgtccacatattctgtGATGtatagtgatgctggacgggcaggcagcgatcagttgaagagcatgcatttagttttacttgtatataagagcagttggaggccacggaaggagagttgtatggcattgaagctcgtctggagggtagttaacagtgtccaaagaagggccagaagtatacagaatgatgtcgtctgcgtagaggtggatcagagactcaccagcagcaagagcgacatcattgatgtatacagagaaaagagtcggcccaagaatttaaccctgtggcacccccatagactgccagaggcccggacaacaggccctttgatttgacacactgaactctatcggagaagtagttggtgaaccaggcgaggcaatcatttgagaaagcaaggctattgagtctgccgatgaggatgtggtgattgacagagtcgaaagccttggccaggtcaatgaatactaataataataataggaagGTCGACCTCGCcacatttttttatattaataccattttaccccttcctctactctctctTACGTCCTccacctttcctctccctctctcttacccttCCACCCCTCACTTTACCCCCTCAGACCATAAGGTGTATATATGGCACCGCCGCAGTGAGCTGCCCATCGCTGAGCTGACAGGGCACACTCGCACAGTCAACTGCGTTAGCTGGAACCCCATCATCCCAGGCCTCATGGCCTCCGCCTCAGACGACGGCACTGTGCGTGTCTGGGGCCCCGCACCCTTCCTCGACACACAGGAGGTGGACGGACTCAACGGTAACTActgttaagttcatgttttaagtatccctatatttctgttattacggggctATCACTCAGTCAAGAGTGCGCCTGCGCAGGGAGTCATGTGGTTGATGGACCTGGAGTGGaatggctaccttgtagtgtgttcatacggtatagtaaactttgttaaactggaaccttgttgtgtcatttcgagttaaTATTGGTAGCAGAGGATGGCTAATAACTACAATGTGCCACCTCGCTTTGACGAGAAGAGGTCGTACGAAAGTTGGAAAAATGAACTTGGAATCTGGACACGGGTTACTAATCTGGACGCGAAAAAGCAAGCACTTGCCGTGGTATTATCGCTCGAgggaagagcgagagatacagCACTGGAAATATCCGTTGAGGATTTGAACAAGGATGATGGTATGGGAAATTTGATCAGAGCACTGGATTctgtatttcttaaagaagagaaaGACCGTGCCTACGAGGCATATTCAAACTTTGACAGTGTTACGAGAGATATTTCGGTTGCAATGACGGACTACATCATTGATTTCGAACAGCGGTACAATAGGATGCGCAAGTATGACATGGTTCTCCCGGATGCAGTGTTAGCTTTCAAGTTGCTAGATACTGCCTGTCTAGATGGCAGGGAGAAACAGTTGGTTTTGACTGCATGTACTGTGCTAACTTTTGCATCAATGAAGTCGGCACTAAAAATTATTTTGGGTGAAAAGACGTCTGTCGCGCCAATAACAGATGGAATGCAAGTGAGTGACGCAGCATATTACACTGAGCAGCAGAGAAGGTGCCAACAAGTCACATTCAAGACAACCAGAAGAGGGCGCCATTTCCCGGCACAAATCCACTGGACAAATATGGAAGGAGATCAAAATGTGCTATTTGTCAAAGCACTTACCATTGGGTTAAAGACTGTCCTCATAAAAATGAACACGTTAAACAACCAGTGACTCTTGAACTTACTACCTCAGGCCACTATTGTGTAAACATTTTAAACAAAAACATCACAGAGTCCATGAAAAAATGAGATTCTGACGGACACAGAGAACATGAACACAAAAGAAAAACTAAGTATTGTTAAAGCTTCACAAACAGTTTGGACATGCTACAGTTGACAGACTTCAGAAGTTACTCAGCAGTTCAAGGAATAATGATGAGATTATTTCCATTCTACAGCAGATAGTTAACTGTTGTGAGACATGTCAAAAATACAGTAAACCTAAGCCCAAACCAGCTATTGGTTTGCCACTGGCTTCCAAGTACAATGAAACAGTGGCTGTAGATCTACATGAGTTAGGACCAAGTGTGTGGTCCCTTCACATAATCGACCACTTCACACGCTTTAGTGCTGGAAACAAAGTGTACTACAAACGAGTTGACTGTCAAGAGTGGAAAGGACCGGGAGTAGTCATTGGCCAAGATGGTGTGGTGATATTTGTGAGGCACGGAGGCATCATTGTCAGGGTGCATCACTTAAGATTGCGGAAAGTAAATGATCAACAAGATTGATTCTCAGCAACATCCCCTCTGTCTCCTAATGAAAAGGACACCGTAAcagacacaaacctaccagatgACGCATCCAATGAGATTTGGACACTGAAACTGCCACAGGAAATGAAGCAGAGACCTTCAACCATGCCACAGATAATACTGTTGAGCGTTCAAATGAGGAAAACATTCAACAACGGCCACGTGTTAAGAGAACATGGTTGTTCCAATCTGAAAACTGGACAAACTGTTAAATACATGGACAGAGAAAGTGGTATTCCACATACAGCAACCGTCATTGGACGAGCAGGAAAAGCCAAAGGAAAACACCAGAACTGGTACAACTTGCAGTACTCTGAACCAGCTACACTTTCTGGTACAACGGGGTCAGCTGACCTGTCACTTGTAGATAATCTCAGAATTGAACCAATGGAAAATCGAGAAAAACCGAATGACATTCAAAATGATGATGTACTTGAAACAAAGGATGTGTCATTTGACTCAGCTAAGCTAGATGAGCTCAGTAATGAGTGTTTGAGGAAGTCAAAGACATTGGCCAAAAATGTGTCTCAACAAGGTGGGTGTGTACCCTTAAAGAATCCTTAACTGGAATAGTGTCTAAAGCACATCTAGAGGTTttgaggagctggctgctaaagAACTCCCAAAAGACTCACCGACATGCGCCTCGGAGTCACTCAGATTGCTGATGTCAGTGATCTGCCAGAAAAAATGGAAACTTAATTCCATAGACAGCAAATCTGCATTTTTGCAGGGAACAGAGCTGTCGAGGGACATTCACATCCGACCTCCGCCTGAAGCTAAAAGCGAAGGAACAC of Salmo trutta chromosome 1, fSalTru1.1, whole genome shotgun sequence contains these proteins:
- the LOC115191688 gene encoding WD repeat-containing protein 26 isoform X1, with the translated sequence MQSNGEGQGQDSELSCLNSAQNGESSSAVGTHSNGVLTSTNNGNNVGAGLGSGTCVASTSSGSEVGSMKKKKRLSQSEEDVIRLIGQHLDGLGLNQTVDLLMQESGCRLEHTSATKFRNHVMEGEWDKAENDLNELRALMHSPNAIVRMKFLLLQQKYLEYLEDGKVLEALQVLRGELTPLKYNTDRIHVLSGYLMCSHAEDLRTKTEWEGKGTNSRCRLLDKLQTYLPPSVMLPPRRLQTLLRQAVELQRDRCLYHNTKLDSSLDSVTLLLDHVCSRSATHSGKQFPCYTQQILTEHCNEVWFCKFSNDGTKLATGSKDTTVIIWQVDPESHQLKLLRTLEGHAYGVSYLAWSPDDTYLIACGPDDCSELWLWNVPTGELRTKMSQSHEDSLTSVAWNPDGKRFVTGGQRGQFYQCDLDGNLLDSWEGVRVQCLWCVGDGRTVLASDTHQRIRGYNFEDLTDRNIVQEDHPIMSFTVSKNGRLALLNVATQGVHLWDLQDRVLVRKYQGVTQGFYTIHSCFGGHNEDFIASGSEDHKVYIWHRRSELPIAELTGHTRTVNCVSWNPIIPGLMASASDDGTVRVWGPAPFLDTQEVDGLNENCSNMDS
- the LOC115191688 gene encoding WD repeat-containing protein 26 isoform X2: MQSNGEGQGQDSELSCLNSAQNGESSSAVGTHSNGVLTSTNNGNNVGAGLGSGTCVASTSSGSEVGSMKKKKRLSQSEEDVIRLIGQHLDGLGLNQTVDLLMQESGCRLEHTSATKFRNHVMEGEWDKAENDLNELRALMHSPNAIVRMKFLLLQQKYLEYLEDGKVLEALQVLRGELTPLKYNTDRIHVLSGYLMCSHAEDLRTKTEWEGKGTNSRCRLLDKLQTYLPPSVMLPPRRLQTLLRQAVELQRDRCLYHNTKLDSSLDSVTLLLDHVCSRKQFPCYTQQILTEHCNEVWFCKFSNDGTKLATGSKDTTVIIWQVDPESHQLKLLRTLEGHAYGVSYLAWSPDDTYLIACGPDDCSELWLWNVPTGELRTKMSQSHEDSLTSVAWNPDGKRFVTGGQRGQFYQCDLDGNLLDSWEGVRVQCLWCVGDGRTVLASDTHQRIRGYNFEDLTDRNIVQEDHPIMSFTVSKNGRLALLNVATQGVHLWDLQDRVLVRKYQGVTQGFYTIHSCFGGHNEDFIASGSEDHKVYIWHRRSELPIAELTGHTRTVNCVSWNPIIPGLMASASDDGTVRVWGPAPFLDTQEVDGLNENCSNMDS